Proteins from one Gimesia maris genomic window:
- the groL gene encoding chaperonin GroEL (60 kDa chaperone family; promotes refolding of misfolded polypeptides especially under stressful conditions; forms two stacked rings of heptamers to form a barrel-shaped 14mer; ends can be capped by GroES; misfolded proteins enter the barrel where they are refolded when GroES binds), producing MAKLLSFDEEARKSLLAGVAKLSRAVSSTLGPRGRNAVLDKGWGTPKVTKDGVTVAEDIELEDPFENMGVQLVKEAASKTNDVAGDGTTTATVLAEAIFREGLKYIASGADPMALSRGVQKAVEAVVEQIGKISKEVKGKDKKAIETVATIAGNNDPEVGKILADALLKVGADGVITVEEGRGVSTEVDLVEGMQFERGFLSPHFVTDEDNQTCDMERARILIYEEKISSAQALVPLLEQVSKDGSPLLIIAEDIEGEALATLVVNKLRGIIKVCAVKAPGYGDRRKAMLEDIAVLTGGKAIFKDLGIKLEAVELKDLGQAKKIHVSSDNTTIVSGGGNKAAVSGRADQIRAEIEVTDSEYDREKLQERLAKLAGGVAQINVGAATETEMKERKDLIDDALAATRAAIEEGIVPGGGIALLRSSKSLDSLKLSGDQALGVALIQKVLEMPLRAIAENAGQDGSVVANRVKKDKSSSFGYDALNDRYGDMFDFGVVDPAKVVRSTLQNASSVACLLMTTDSIVVEEPKDEEDDHHHDDHHDMGGMGGMGGMPGMGGGMPGMGGMPGMGGF from the coding sequence GTGGCAAAACTTTTAAGCTTTGACGAAGAGGCCAGGAAGAGTTTATTGGCAGGAGTCGCTAAATTGTCGCGAGCCGTAAGCAGTACGCTTGGGCCGCGAGGGCGAAATGCTGTCTTGGACAAAGGCTGGGGAACACCAAAGGTAACTAAGGACGGTGTCACTGTAGCAGAAGACATCGAACTGGAAGATCCCTTTGAGAACATGGGAGTCCAGCTGGTTAAAGAAGCTGCTTCAAAAACAAATGATGTTGCCGGCGATGGAACCACAACAGCAACGGTTCTGGCAGAAGCCATTTTCCGTGAAGGGCTGAAGTACATTGCTTCAGGCGCTGATCCAATGGCCTTGAGCCGTGGAGTTCAGAAAGCCGTTGAGGCAGTTGTTGAGCAGATCGGAAAGATCTCCAAGGAAGTCAAAGGCAAAGACAAGAAAGCCATTGAGACTGTGGCTACGATCGCCGGAAACAATGATCCGGAAGTCGGTAAGATTCTTGCAGACGCCCTGTTAAAAGTGGGCGCTGATGGCGTAATCACTGTTGAAGAAGGTCGTGGCGTCTCGACAGAAGTCGATCTGGTTGAAGGGATGCAGTTTGAACGCGGATTCCTGTCACCACACTTTGTCACTGATGAAGATAACCAGACCTGTGATATGGAACGGGCGCGCATCCTGATCTACGAAGAAAAGATCAGCTCAGCCCAGGCTCTGGTACCACTGCTGGAACAGGTTTCCAAAGACGGTTCGCCACTGTTGATCATTGCAGAAGATATTGAAGGCGAAGCACTGGCGACCCTGGTTGTCAACAAATTACGTGGCATCATCAAAGTCTGTGCAGTTAAGGCACCTGGCTACGGTGATCGTCGCAAAGCCATGCTGGAAGACATCGCAGTCTTGACTGGCGGCAAAGCCATTTTCAAAGACCTGGGGATCAAGCTGGAAGCTGTTGAACTGAAAGATCTTGGTCAGGCCAAGAAAATTCATGTCAGCTCTGACAACACAACAATCGTCAGCGGCGGTGGAAATAAAGCTGCCGTCAGTGGCCGTGCTGATCAGATCCGGGCTGAAATCGAAGTCACCGACAGTGAATACGATCGCGAAAAACTTCAGGAACGCCTGGCCAAACTGGCAGGGGGAGTGGCTCAGATCAACGTAGGTGCTGCCACCGAAACGGAAATGAAGGAACGCAAAGACCTGATCGACGACGCACTGGCCGCGACCCGTGCTGCCATTGAAGAAGGCATTGTCCCCGGCGGTGGAATCGCCCTGCTGCGATCCAGCAAATCACTCGACAGCCTCAAGCTGTCTGGCGATCAGGCCCTGGGAGTGGCATTGATTCAGAAAGTTCTGGAAATGCCACTGCGGGCGATTGCCGAAAATGCAGGACAGGATGGTTCTGTAGTTGCCAATCGTGTCAAAAAAGATAAAAGCAGCTCATTTGGTTATGATGCACTGAATGATCGATATGGCGATATGTTTGACTTTGGTGTCGTTGACCCGGCTAAAGTCGTGCGTTCCACACTGCAGAATGCCTCCAGTGTTGCCTGCCTGCTGATGACAACAGATTCCATTGTTGTCGAGGAACCCAAAGACGAAGAAGACGACCACCACCACGATGACCACCACGACATGGGCGGCATGGGTGGCATGGGTGGCATGCCCGGAATGGGTGGCGGTATGCCTGGAATGGGCGGCATGCCCGGCATGGGTGGCTTCTAA
- a CDS encoding co-chaperone GroES: MELNPLDDRIVIEPNVAEETTAGGIVLPDTAQEKPQSGTVIAVGPGRLLESGERCPVAVEVGDEVLYGKYGGTDIEVSGKDVKILRESDILAKIIK, encoded by the coding sequence ATGGAACTGAATCCTCTTGATGACCGTATCGTGATTGAACCCAATGTTGCAGAAGAAACAACTGCTGGTGGGATTGTTCTGCCTGACACAGCTCAGGAAAAACCACAGAGCGGTACTGTAATCGCTGTAGGACCGGGGCGTCTTCTGGAAAGTGGTGAGCGTTGCCCGGTTGCTGTTGAAGTCGGTGATGAAGTTCTCTACGGCAAATACGGCGGAACCGATATCGAAGTCAGTGGTAAAGACGTCAAGATCCTGCGGGAAAGTGACATTCTTGCTAAAATCATCAAGTAA
- the groL gene encoding chaperonin GroEL (60 kDa chaperone family; promotes refolding of misfolded polypeptides especially under stressful conditions; forms two stacked rings of heptamers to form a barrel-shaped 14mer; ends can be capped by GroES; misfolded proteins enter the barrel where they are refolded when GroES binds), which translates to MAKQLLFEDRARAKLQKGVQTISDAVAITMGPTGRNVIIDKNFGNPLVTKDGVTVSKEVELEDPFENMGAKLVNEVATKTSDVAGDGTTTATVLARSIYQEGLRGLSLGANPMIVRRGIDKAVEAAVSAIEALAKPVTEKAEIAQVGAISANNDSVIGNLIADAVEKVGRDGVITVEEGKGNETTLSFADGMQFDKGYISPYFVTDTEGMKCILEDCYILIHESKISALRDLVPLLEKVSQTGKPLLIIAEDVEGEPLTALVVNKLRGVLNIAAVKAPGFGDRRKAMLADIAVLTGGTVISEDLGIKLESVELAQLGQAKQIEITKDSCTLIEGAGKTDALQARVAQIRGQLQKTESEYDREKYQERLAKLTGGVAIISVGAATEAEMKQTKARMEDALHATRAAVEEGILPGGGVALLRSIEAVEKVKGKNDDEKIGISIVARALEGPIRQIAENCGTDGAVVADEVKQLTGSKGYNANSGEYVDMFKAGIIDPAKVVKNALKNAASIAGLMLTTQVLVTRSDSTEGNKLADVEGSVR; encoded by the coding sequence GTGGCAAAGCAACTATTGTTTGAAGATCGCGCACGTGCCAAGCTGCAAAAAGGCGTGCAAACTATCAGCGACGCTGTAGCCATCACCATGGGTCCCACGGGACGCAACGTGATCATCGATAAAAATTTTGGCAACCCCCTGGTGACCAAAGACGGTGTTACAGTCAGTAAAGAAGTTGAACTCGAAGACCCGTTCGAAAACATGGGTGCTAAACTGGTCAACGAAGTTGCAACCAAAACCAGCGATGTTGCCGGTGATGGTACAACGACTGCTACCGTTTTAGCCCGCTCTATCTATCAGGAAGGCCTGCGCGGCTTGTCTCTGGGAGCCAACCCCATGATCGTTCGTCGGGGAATCGACAAAGCCGTTGAAGCTGCTGTCTCTGCGATCGAAGCACTGGCCAAGCCTGTCACTGAAAAGGCAGAAATTGCTCAGGTTGGAGCGATCTCAGCTAATAATGACAGTGTCATCGGCAATCTGATTGCCGACGCCGTTGAAAAAGTGGGTCGTGACGGAGTGATCACCGTTGAAGAAGGCAAGGGAAATGAAACAACCTTGTCTTTCGCAGACGGGATGCAATTCGATAAAGGATACATTTCACCTTACTTTGTCACTGACACAGAAGGGATGAAGTGCATTCTGGAAGACTGCTATATCCTGATTCACGAATCCAAAATCTCTGCCCTGCGTGATCTGGTGCCTCTGCTGGAAAAAGTTTCTCAGACAGGAAAACCACTGTTGATTATCGCTGAAGACGTTGAAGGCGAACCACTGACCGCTCTGGTCGTCAATAAACTTCGTGGCGTTCTTAACATTGCTGCTGTCAAAGCTCCTGGCTTTGGTGATCGACGTAAAGCCATGCTGGCAGACATCGCTGTGCTGACCGGCGGGACCGTCATTTCTGAAGACCTGGGGATCAAGCTCGAATCAGTGGAACTGGCTCAACTGGGTCAGGCCAAGCAGATTGAGATTACGAAAGATTCCTGTACCCTGATTGAAGGTGCCGGAAAAACAGATGCTCTGCAGGCTCGGGTCGCTCAGATCCGCGGACAGTTGCAGAAAACTGAGAGCGAATATGATCGTGAAAAATACCAGGAACGCCTGGCAAAACTGACTGGCGGCGTTGCCATCATTTCTGTCGGTGCAGCAACTGAAGCTGAAATGAAGCAGACCAAAGCCCGTATGGAAGATGCTCTGCATGCCACACGTGCTGCTGTCGAAGAAGGCATTCTCCCCGGTGGGGGCGTTGCCCTGCTGCGATCTATCGAAGCCGTTGAAAAAGTCAAAGGCAAAAACGACGACGAGAAAATTGGCATCAGCATCGTTGCCCGTGCTCTTGAAGGCCCCATTCGACAGATCGCAGAAAACTGTGGAACGGATGGTGCCGTTGTCGCCGATGAAGTCAAGCAGTTGACTGGCTCCAAAGGTTATAATGCCAACAGCGGCGAATACGTCGACATGTTCAAAGCAGGAATTATTGATCCGGCCAAGGTCGTGAAAAACGCCCTGAAAAATGCCGCCTCGATTGCTGGCCTGATGCTGACCACCCAGGTACTTGTCACCCGCAGTGACAGCACCGAAGGTAACAAGCTGGCTGACGTCGAAGGTAGTGTTCGATAG